The genomic segment AATTGCTCAGGGATTTGCTTACGGCTTTTCGCATGGATGTGACGACGCAACGGCATCAGACTTATGAGGATTTGCTGGCATATTGTAATTTTTCTGCCAATCCCGTGGGGCGGCTTATTCTCCATCTGTTTGGGTATCGCGGCGAGCGCTATGCGCGGCATTCTGACGCGATATGTAGTGCGTTGCAACTCGCCAATTTCTGGCAGGATATTGCGATTGATTTTTCGCGCGGTCGCATTTATCTCCCGCAGGAGGATCTCAAACGGTTTGGTGTCGGGATTTCAGATTTGCGCGATCAGCGCGTTACGCCGGAATTTTGCAGGCTTATGGATTATCTCATCAACCGCACACGGGATCTGTTTGTGGAGGGGTATCCCCTGCTGGATATGGTGAAGGGGCGATTGCGTTTTGAACTGCGGTTGACCTGTTTGGGCGGTATGCATATTCTGAAGAAGATTCGCGATAACGATTGCGATGTTTTTCATCGACGGCCCACTATTACAAAACGCGATTTGCCCGCGCTTTTGTTTAAGACGCTTTTCCACTTATGAACCTCAAAAAACATATTGGCAAAATCGTGCGAGGCGCTCGGACGAATTTTTTTTACGCGTTTGTTTTTTTGCCGCGCAAGAAACGCGAGGCCATTTTTTCGGTTTATGCGTTTAGCCGCCATACGGATGATATAGTGGATGATGCGGCTTCGCCAGAAGAGGCGCGGTGTCACCTCGATGCATGGCGCGAGCAACTCCACGCCTGCTATGAGGGCAGTCCCACCCATCCAATTGCGCAGAATTTACAGGCTGTTTTGCGGGATTTTCCCATTCCCAAAGCGCATTTTCTGGCGCTTATCGAGGGAGTTGAGATGGATTTGACTAAGAACCGGTATGTTACGTTTGACGAATTGCGGGAGTACTGCTATCGGGTCGCATCGGTTGTGGGGTTAATTTGTATTGAAATTTTTGGATACCGCAATTCGCAGACCCGCGAATACGCCGTCAATCTGGGTCTTGCGCTTCAACTGACTAATATATTGCGAGATGTGCATACGGATTGGCAACAGAACCGCATTTATCTTCCGCAGGAAGAGATGGCGCAGTTTGGCTATACGGAAGAGGCTCTTGCTCGGGGAGATTATAATGCCGCGTTTATCGATTTGATGCGGTTTC from the Gemmatimonadota bacterium genome contains:
- the hpnD gene encoding presqualene diphosphate synthase HpnD (HpnD is found regularly in a locus responsible for the biosynthesis of squalene from farnesyl diphosphate, and is now recognized to function as a presqualene diphosphate synthase (EC 2.5.1.103).); this translates as MNLKKHIGKIVRGARTNFFYAFVFLPRKKREAIFSVYAFSRHTDDIVDDAASPEEARCHLDAWREQLHACYEGSPTHPIAQNLQAVLRDFPIPKAHFLALIEGVEMDLTKNRYVTFDELREYCYRVASVVGLICIEIFGYRNSQTREYAVNLGLALQLTNILRDVHTDWQQNRIYLPQEEMAQFGYTEEALARGDYNAAFIDLMRFQAQRAWTFYQTAEELLPAEDRAAMFSAQIMGKIYAQLLVKIQRANYDIFGASIRLNDLHKLGIALRYWLGSRFAWG
- the hpnC gene encoding squalene synthase HpnC translates to MSQASYKTRGIAIAEAYAHCEALTRAHYENFPVGSVLIPKSMRPHVYSIYAFARTADDFADEPGLTAQERLEHLAEWEARLDACLSDPTGPIFTALAETIRVHDLPVQLLRDLLTAFRMDVTTQRHQTYEDLLAYCNFSANPVGRLILHLFGYRGERYARHSDAICSALQLANFWQDIAIDFSRGRIYLPQEDLKRFGVGISDLRDQRVTPEFCRLMDYLINRTRDLFVEGYPLLDMVKGRLRFELRLTCLGGMHILKKIRDNDCDVFHRRPTITKRDLPALLFKTLFHL